A single Streptomyces sp. Edi2 DNA region contains:
- a CDS encoding NlpC/P60 family protein: MASHRRPKQPSRTRVTVLTATAAAAVALSSQAAQADPHQSKKDVKSEVDKLYNEAEQATEKYDGVKEQQDKLQKEVDDLQDKVARGQGELNQMRKGLGAVASGQYRSGSIDPSVQLFLSGDPDTYLEKAATLDQLSGKQADQLKTVADKQRRLAQERAEASAKIKDLSETRKALGDKKDEIKGKLAEAQQLLNKMTAKERAAMQAEQNRANRSNSRVNLGDDVPASQRGAAALAAAQSKIGSPYVWGATGPSSFDCSGLTSWAYQQAGQSLPRTSQAQANAGTRIASQSALKPGDLVLFYSDLHHIGLYAGNGQVLHAPKPGASVRYEPMSNMEFAFGVRV, translated from the coding sequence GTGGCGTCCCACCGTCGACCCAAGCAGCCGAGCCGTACTCGCGTGACCGTGCTCACCGCCACCGCCGCGGCGGCCGTCGCCCTTTCGTCCCAGGCCGCCCAGGCCGACCCGCACCAGTCGAAGAAGGACGTCAAGTCCGAGGTCGACAAGCTGTACAACGAGGCCGAGCAGGCCACCGAGAAGTACGACGGGGTCAAGGAGCAGCAGGACAAGCTCCAGAAGGAGGTCGACGACCTCCAGGACAAGGTCGCCCGCGGGCAGGGTGAGCTGAACCAGATGCGCAAGGGCCTCGGTGCCGTTGCCTCCGGTCAGTACCGCAGCGGCAGCATCGACCCCTCGGTCCAGCTGTTCCTCTCCGGCGACCCGGACACCTACCTCGAAAAGGCCGCCACGCTCGACCAGTTGAGCGGCAAGCAGGCCGACCAGCTCAAGACCGTCGCGGACAAGCAGCGCCGGCTCGCCCAGGAGCGCGCGGAGGCCTCGGCCAAGATCAAGGACCTCTCCGAGACCCGTAAGGCGCTCGGTGACAAGAAGGACGAGATCAAGGGCAAGCTGGCCGAGGCGCAGCAGCTGCTCAACAAGATGACGGCCAAGGAGCGGGCGGCCATGCAGGCCGAGCAGAACCGCGCCAACCGCAGCAACTCGCGGGTCAACCTCGGTGATGACGTGCCGGCCTCGCAGCGCGGTGCGGCCGCCCTGGCCGCCGCTCAGTCCAAGATAGGTTCGCCGTACGTCTGGGGCGCCACCGGCCCGTCCTCCTTCGACTGCTCGGGTCTGACCTCCTGGGCCTACCAGCAGGCCGGCCAGTCGCTGCCGCGTACCTCGCAGGCACAGGCCAACGCCGGTACCCGGATCGCCTCGCAGAGCGCCCTCAAGCCCGGCGATCTGGTGCTCTTCTACAGCGACCTGCACCACATCGGTCTCTACGCGGGCAACGGCCAGGTGCTGCACGCACCGAAGCCCGGCGCCTCCGTGCGCTACGAGCCCATGAGCAACATGGAGTTCGCGTTCGGCGTGCGGGTCTGA
- a CDS encoding NYN domain-containing protein — protein MDRPEGESGDRRADAPEGAADDVLDRPLPEGVRRRVVALTAESFGALTLAELPPPLRQYARFTPTRRAKFAGNAMAAALESDAVFRQRIAGKLREAQSELAEALEHGTPPAAADPLDVAAAAYVLRPEGWVKLVAAAGEEAQRARAERAGEEAERELARLREELAQARGEARTEADRIRVDLDAARKESESLRRKLRSALSDVKRGEAAVRKAEAAMADVRDRAATEKTAADSEVRRLKARITEAETALETSRRSAREGRSVEDMRLRLLLDTVLDAAQGLRRELALPPASVHPADTVEAVAPGRMTPKDIATRALSEMDPALLDQLLALPQAHLVVDGYNVTKTGYPTMPLDKQRLRLLGGLAVLAAQTGAEMTCVFDGAELAAPVLLAPPRGVRVLFSKPGVTADELIRQLVRAEPPGRPVVVVSTDREVADGVAKAGARPVASALLLKRLART, from the coding sequence GTGGACCGTCCAGAAGGGGAGTCGGGGGACCGGCGTGCGGACGCACCCGAGGGTGCGGCCGACGACGTGCTCGACCGTCCGCTGCCCGAGGGCGTACGGCGCCGGGTCGTGGCGCTCACCGCGGAGTCGTTCGGCGCGCTGACGCTCGCCGAACTCCCGCCCCCGCTGCGGCAGTACGCCCGGTTCACCCCGACTCGTCGGGCCAAATTCGCCGGAAATGCGATGGCTGCGGCGCTGGAGAGCGACGCGGTCTTCCGGCAGCGGATCGCGGGGAAGCTGCGTGAGGCGCAGTCGGAGCTCGCCGAGGCGCTGGAGCACGGCACCCCGCCCGCGGCCGCGGATCCGCTCGATGTCGCGGCGGCCGCCTATGTGCTGCGCCCCGAAGGCTGGGTCAAGCTCGTCGCGGCGGCCGGTGAGGAGGCGCAGCGGGCGCGCGCCGAGCGGGCCGGCGAGGAGGCCGAACGCGAGCTGGCCAGGCTGCGCGAGGAGCTGGCGCAGGCGCGCGGCGAGGCCCGTACGGAGGCCGACCGGATCCGGGTGGACCTGGACGCGGCCCGCAAGGAGAGCGAGTCGCTGCGCCGCAAGCTGCGCAGCGCGCTGAGCGACGTCAAGCGCGGTGAGGCCGCGGTGCGCAAGGCCGAGGCCGCCATGGCGGACGTACGGGACCGGGCGGCCACGGAGAAGACCGCGGCGGACAGCGAGGTGCGCCGGCTCAAGGCCCGGATCACCGAGGCGGAGACGGCGTTGGAGACCAGCCGGCGCTCCGCCCGCGAGGGCCGCAGCGTCGAGGACATGCGGCTGCGGCTGCTGCTGGACACGGTCCTGGACGCGGCGCAGGGGCTGCGCCGCGAACTCGCGCTGCCGCCCGCCAGCGTCCATCCGGCGGACACCGTCGAGGCGGTCGCGCCGGGACGGATGACCCCGAAGGACATCGCGACGCGGGCGCTGTCGGAGATGGACCCGGCGCTGCTCGACCAGCTTCTGGCGCTGCCGCAGGCGCATTTGGTGGTGGATGGCTACAACGTCACCAAAACCGGCTATCCGACCATGCCGCTCGACAAGCAGCGGCTGCGGCTGCTGGGCGGCCTCGCGGTGCTGGCGGCGCAGACCGGTGCGGAGATGACCTGTGTCTTCGACGGTGCGGAGCTCGCGGCGCCGGTGCTGCTCGCCCCGCCGCGCGGCGTCCGGGTCCTGTTCAGCAAACCGGGCGTAACGGCCGATGAGTTGATTCGTCAGCTGGTTCGGGCCGAACCGCCCGGCCGTCCGGTCGTCGTGGTCTCCACGGACCGGGAAGTGGCCGACGGGGTGGCGAAGGCCGGGGCGCGGCCGGTGGCATCGGCACTGCTCCTCAAACGACTTGCCCGGACCTGA
- the trpD gene encoding anthranilate phosphoribosyltransferase: MNVATPLGGDSVAAHTWPGILNGLLDGRDLAAEETAWAMDRIMRGEAGDAQIAGFAVALRAKGETVAEISGLVRTMYAHARLIEVPGPSVDIVGTGGDGANTVNISTMSSIVVAGTGAKVVKHGNRAASSASGASDVLEKLGVNLDLTPQRVTEVAWEAGITFCSAVKFHPSLRHVANARGQLGIRTTFNVLGPLTNPAKVRAQATGVADARMAPILAGVLAERGSSALVFRGDDGLDELTTTATSRVWIVRDGTVREEAFDPRDVGIDLVPVEALRGADASYNAEVARRLLDGETGPVRDAVLLNSAAALVALEPSDAPLAQQIRAGIDKAAAAIDSGAARQALERWVTASNT; the protein is encoded by the coding sequence ATGAACGTTGCGACCCCCCTCGGCGGCGACAGCGTGGCGGCCCACACCTGGCCGGGCATCCTCAACGGCCTGCTCGACGGCCGGGACCTCGCCGCGGAGGAAACCGCATGGGCGATGGACCGGATCATGCGGGGCGAGGCCGGCGACGCCCAGATCGCCGGCTTCGCGGTGGCGCTGCGGGCCAAGGGCGAGACCGTCGCCGAGATCTCCGGGCTCGTCCGGACCATGTACGCGCACGCCCGGCTGATCGAGGTGCCGGGACCGAGCGTGGACATTGTCGGCACCGGCGGCGACGGCGCCAATACCGTCAACATCTCCACGATGTCCTCGATCGTGGTGGCCGGCACCGGCGCCAAGGTCGTCAAGCACGGCAACCGCGCGGCGTCCTCGGCCAGCGGCGCATCCGACGTGCTGGAGAAGCTCGGCGTCAATCTCGACCTCACCCCGCAGCGGGTCACCGAGGTCGCCTGGGAGGCGGGCATCACCTTCTGTTCCGCGGTGAAGTTCCACCCCTCGCTGCGGCACGTCGCCAACGCCCGGGGCCAGCTCGGCATCCGCACCACGTTCAACGTGCTGGGCCCGCTGACCAACCCCGCGAAGGTCCGCGCCCAGGCGACCGGGGTCGCCGACGCCCGGATGGCGCCGATCCTGGCCGGGGTGCTCGCCGAGCGCGGCTCCTCGGCGCTGGTCTTCCGGGGCGACGACGGCCTGGACGAGCTGACCACCACCGCGACCTCCCGGGTCTGGATCGTCCGGGACGGCACGGTGCGCGAGGAGGCCTTCGACCCGCGCGACGTGGGCATCGACCTGGTGCCCGTGGAGGCGCTGCGCGGCGCCGACGCGTCGTACAACGCGGAGGTGGCCCGCCGGCTGCTGGACGGGGAGACCGGACCGGTGCGCGATGCGGTGCTGCTGAACTCCGCGGCGGCGCTGGTCGCGCTGGAGCCCTCCGACGCCCCGCTGGCCCAGCAGATCCGGGCCGGCATCGACAAGGCCGCCGCCGCGATCGACTCGGGCGCGGCCCGGCAGGCCCTGGAGCGCTGGGTGACCGCCAGCAACACCTGA
- a CDS encoding aminotransferase class V-fold PLP-dependent enzyme, with translation MSVSAVAADRSVCAPLPVLGRDVRVPLVTGGEVDYAALDYAASAPALQRVWDDVAAYAPYYGSVHRGAGYLSQLSTDLFENSRRTIAEFLGCGDDHQVVFTRSTTDSLNLLAAVLPEHTRVFVFETEHHASLLPWEQRPDVAVTYLNAPRTPRQAVDTLEKALAERDPYGPALVCVTGASNVTGELWPVRELAAAAHAHGARIVLDAAQLVPHHPVDIAELDVDWIAFSGHKLYAPFGAGVLAGRADWLQNAAPYLAGGGASRKVARRTDGGVDVEWHTTAARHEAGSPNVIGAYAIASACQALTEAGFEDLATREQELIARLRAGLAEVPEVNVLSLFGEDAARVGVLSFIVEGWNSSHFAAALSAEYGIGVRDGLFCAHPLVRTLLGSEPQDPGECGAPDAAPGERSLNAIRVSFGAGTPDEHVDRFLRAVKELVTNGARWNYQTEDGRCVPARSAV, from the coding sequence ATGTCTGTTTCCGCCGTTGCCGCCGACCGCTCCGTCTGTGCCCCGCTGCCCGTCCTCGGCCGGGACGTCCGCGTCCCGCTGGTGACCGGCGGCGAGGTCGACTACGCCGCGCTGGACTACGCCGCCAGCGCCCCCGCACTGCAGCGGGTCTGGGACGACGTGGCGGCCTACGCCCCGTACTACGGCAGCGTGCACCGCGGCGCCGGGTACCTCTCGCAGCTGTCCACCGACCTCTTCGAGAACAGCCGCCGGACCATCGCGGAGTTCCTGGGCTGCGGCGACGACCACCAGGTGGTCTTCACCCGCTCCACCACCGACTCGCTGAACCTCCTCGCGGCCGTACTCCCCGAGCACACCCGGGTCTTCGTCTTCGAGACCGAGCACCACGCCTCGCTGCTGCCCTGGGAGCAGCGCCCGGACGTCGCGGTGACCTACCTCAACGCGCCGCGCACCCCGCGGCAGGCGGTGGACACCCTGGAGAAGGCACTGGCCGAGCGCGATCCCTACGGCCCGGCGCTGGTCTGTGTAACCGGTGCGTCCAACGTGACCGGTGAGCTGTGGCCGGTGCGCGAGCTGGCGGCCGCCGCGCATGCCCACGGCGCGCGCATCGTGCTGGACGCGGCGCAGCTCGTCCCGCACCACCCCGTGGACATCGCCGAGCTGGACGTCGACTGGATCGCCTTCTCCGGCCACAAGCTGTACGCGCCGTTCGGCGCCGGTGTGCTGGCAGGCCGCGCGGACTGGCTGCAGAACGCCGCCCCGTACCTGGCCGGCGGCGGCGCCAGCCGCAAGGTCGCCCGGCGCACCGACGGCGGGGTGGACGTCGAGTGGCACACCACCGCCGCCCGGCACGAGGCCGGTTCGCCCAATGTCATCGGCGCCTACGCCATCGCCTCGGCCTGCCAGGCCCTGACCGAAGCCGGCTTCGAGGACCTGGCCACCCGCGAACAGGAGCTGATCGCCCGCCTCCGCGCCGGCCTGGCCGAGGTGCCCGAGGTCAACGTGCTCTCCCTCTTCGGCGAGGACGCGGCACGCGTCGGCGTCCTCTCCTTCATCGTCGAGGGCTGGAACAGCTCCCACTTCGCGGCCGCGCTCTCCGCCGAGTACGGCATCGGCGTCCGCGACGGCCTCTTCTGCGCCCACCCCCTCGTCCGCACCCTCCTGGGCAGCGAACCGCAGGACCCGGGAGAGTGCGGGGCGCCCGACGCGGCCCCCGGCGAGCGCTCCCTGAACGCCATCCGCGTGAGTTTCGGCGCCGGCACCCCCGACGAGCATGTCGACCGCTTCCTCCGCGCCGTCAAGGAACTGGTCACCAACGGCGCCCGCTGGAACTATCAGACGGAGGACGGCCGTTGCGTTCCCGCGCGCAGCGCGGTGTGA
- a CDS encoding ubiquinol-cytochrome c reductase cytochrome b subunit produces MSNETTATSTRRGPAPRGERIADWADGRLGIYSLAKSNMRKIFPDHWSFMLGEVALYSFIIIILTGVYLTLFFHPSMAEVTYHGSYVPMQGIRMTQAFESTLDISFDVRGGLLIRQIHHWAALVFLAAMMVHMMRVFFTGAFRKPREVNWLFGFLLFVLGMFTGFTGYSLPDDLLSGTGVRFIEGVILAMPLVGSYLQFFIFGGEFPGHDIIPRFFTVHVLLLPGIMLGLLVAHLILVFYHKHTQFPGAGKTNNNVVGMPLLPVYMAKAGGFFFLVFGVIAAIAAIASINPVWAIGPYRPDQVSTGAQPDWYMGFAEGLVRVMPGWEWNFWGHTVNFGVLIPIVIFPLVLVAIAVYPFVESWVKGDKREHHILDRPRNVPTRTGFGVAWLVAYFVMLIGGGNDLWATHFHLSLNSLTWFVRIGFFVLPVLSFIATKRICMGLQRRDKDKVLHGRESGIIKRLPHGEFIEVHEPLDQEQLHVLTQHEQPTPLELGPEVDENGVARKVSRLQKLRAKLSKSYYGEDNVIAKPTVEEYKEITSGHGHH; encoded by the coding sequence ATGAGTAACGAGACAACCGCGACCAGCACACGCCGTGGCCCGGCGCCACGGGGCGAGCGGATCGCGGACTGGGCGGACGGCCGGCTGGGCATCTACAGCCTCGCCAAGTCCAACATGCGCAAGATCTTCCCGGACCACTGGTCCTTCATGCTGGGTGAGGTCGCGCTCTACAGCTTCATCATCATCATCCTGACCGGTGTCTACCTGACGCTGTTCTTCCACCCGAGCATGGCCGAGGTGACCTATCACGGTTCCTATGTGCCCATGCAGGGAATCCGGATGACCCAGGCCTTCGAGTCGACGCTGGACATCAGCTTCGACGTGCGCGGCGGCCTGCTCATCCGCCAGATCCACCACTGGGCCGCGCTGGTCTTCCTGGCCGCGATGATGGTCCACATGATGCGGGTGTTCTTCACCGGCGCCTTCCGCAAGCCGCGCGAGGTCAACTGGCTGTTCGGCTTCCTGCTGTTCGTGCTGGGCATGTTCACCGGCTTCACCGGCTACTCGCTCCCCGACGACCTGCTCTCCGGCACCGGAGTGCGGTTCATCGAGGGCGTCATCCTGGCGATGCCGCTGGTCGGTTCGTACCTGCAGTTCTTCATCTTCGGCGGGGAGTTCCCGGGGCACGACATCATCCCGCGGTTCTTCACGGTGCACGTCCTGCTGCTGCCGGGCATCATGCTCGGCCTGCTGGTGGCGCACCTGATCCTGGTCTTCTACCACAAGCACACCCAGTTCCCGGGTGCCGGCAAGACCAACAACAACGTCGTGGGCATGCCGCTGCTGCCGGTCTACATGGCCAAGGCCGGAGGCTTCTTCTTCCTGGTCTTCGGTGTGATCGCGGCGATCGCCGCGATCGCCAGCATCAACCCGGTGTGGGCCATCGGCCCGTACCGACCCGACCAGGTGTCCACCGGCGCCCAGCCCGACTGGTACATGGGCTTCGCCGAGGGTCTGGTGCGTGTCATGCCGGGCTGGGAGTGGAACTTCTGGGGCCACACCGTCAACTTCGGTGTGCTGATCCCGATCGTGATCTTCCCGCTGGTCCTGGTCGCGATCGCGGTCTACCCGTTCGTCGAGTCCTGGGTCAAGGGCGACAAGCGCGAGCACCACATCCTGGACCGCCCGCGCAACGTGCCGACCCGTACCGGCTTCGGTGTCGCCTGGCTGGTCGCGTACTTCGTGATGCTGATCGGCGGCGGCAACGACCTGTGGGCCACGCACTTCCACCTGTCGCTCAACTCGCTCACCTGGTTCGTCCGGATCGGATTCTTCGTCCTTCCGGTGCTGTCCTTCATCGCCACCAAGCGGATCTGCATGGGTCTGCAGCGGCGCGACAAGGACAAGGTGCTGCACGGACGCGAGTCCGGCATCATCAAGCGCCTGCCGCACGGTGAGTTCATCGAGGTCCACGAGCCGCTCGACCAGGAGCAGCTGCACGTGCTCACCCAGCACGAGCAGCCCACGCCCCTGGAGCTCGGCCCGGAGGTCGACGAGAACGGTGTGGCACGCAAGGTGTCGCGCTTGCAGAAGCTGCGGGCCAAGCTCTCCAAGAGCTACTACGGCGAGGACAACGTCATCGCCAAGCCCACGGTCGAGGAGTACAAGGAGATCACCAGCGGCCACGGCCACCACTGA
- a CDS encoding rhomboid family intramembrane serine protease, with product MTNVLTGLCCAVFVLGPASGLNRIYGTGEALLKAQTAYFERWGVIPLELWSGSVRALVTPLTALFVHGSWLHLLGNVLFLYVFGAMTEARMGRLPFTAFYLIIGYLALLGYAAAHATSGQTLVGASGSISGVLGAFLFLFPTARVTSLFPFLFFLPLRFPAWIVLLFWFFLQWQAAQDDPRGPGVAYLAHVIGFTLGFLYAWARYRRDSVGATRGDDRATEGESQP from the coding sequence ATGACGAATGTGCTGACCGGCCTGTGCTGCGCGGTCTTCGTGCTCGGCCCCGCCTCCGGCCTGAACCGGATATACGGCACCGGCGAGGCCCTGCTCAAGGCCCAGACCGCATATTTCGAGCGGTGGGGCGTGATCCCGCTGGAGCTGTGGAGCGGTTCGGTACGGGCGCTGGTCACCCCGCTCACCGCGTTATTCGTGCACGGCAGCTGGCTGCACCTGCTCGGCAACGTGCTGTTCCTGTACGTCTTCGGCGCCATGACCGAGGCACGTATGGGCAGGCTGCCGTTCACCGCCTTCTACCTCATCATCGGCTACCTGGCGCTGCTCGGCTACGCGGCCGCCCACGCCACCTCGGGCCAGACACTGGTGGGCGCCTCCGGCTCGATCTCCGGTGTCCTCGGCGCCTTCCTCTTCCTGTTCCCCACGGCCCGGGTCACCAGCCTCTTCCCGTTCCTCTTCTTCCTGCCGCTGCGCTTCCCCGCCTGGATCGTGCTGCTGTTCTGGTTCTTCCTGCAGTGGCAGGCCGCGCAGGACGACCCCCGCGGCCCCGGCGTCGCCTACCTCGCCCATGTCATCGGCTTCACGCTCGGCTTCCTGTACGCCTGGGCCCGCTACCGGAGGGATAGTGTGGGGGCCACCAGGGGAGATGACCGGGCGACCGAGGGAGAGAGCCAGCCGTGA
- a CDS encoding NlpC/P60 family protein: MASHRRTSQQGRTALAGVTVVSAALATAAGALSAPQAVADPVGRTAADRDAAASRVDHLYEQAERATEKFNGADARTKKLRGQVAALQDRTARAQERVNRMRGRLGALAAAQYRAGGMDPTVRLMLSERPETYLEKASALDRLGAGQARELRGLRAAQRSLEQQRRETVRKLAELEAGRKEVARHKKDVQHKLATARRLLNALPRDAREAYARASRSDGRHEAAPDLRGAAPASGRAAAAVAAVRAAVGRPYAWGGNGPSSFDCSGLTQWAYGRAGVSLPRTSQAQRGAGRQVPLSQAQPGDLVIYRSDGSHVGMYVGNGQVVHAPYPGARVRYDPVGMMPISSLTRP, from the coding sequence GTGGCGTCCCACCGCCGTACCTCGCAGCAAGGCCGGACCGCCCTCGCCGGAGTCACCGTGGTGTCGGCCGCCCTGGCGACCGCGGCCGGCGCGCTGTCGGCACCGCAGGCCGTGGCCGACCCCGTCGGCCGCACCGCCGCCGACCGCGATGCGGCGGCCTCGCGGGTCGACCACCTCTACGAACAGGCGGAGCGGGCCACCGAGAAGTTCAACGGTGCGGACGCCCGGACCAAGAAGCTGCGCGGCCAGGTGGCGGCCCTCCAGGACCGCACCGCCCGCGCCCAGGAGCGGGTCAACCGGATGCGCGGCCGGCTGGGCGCGCTGGCGGCCGCCCAGTACCGGGCCGGCGGGATGGACCCCACGGTCAGGCTGATGCTCTCCGAACGGCCCGAGACCTACCTGGAGAAGGCCTCCGCCCTCGACCGGCTGGGCGCCGGACAGGCCCGTGAGCTGCGCGGGCTGCGGGCCGCACAGCGCTCCCTGGAGCAGCAGCGCAGGGAGACCGTACGGAAGCTGGCGGAGCTGGAGGCCGGACGCAAGGAGGTCGCGCGCCACAAGAAGGACGTCCAGCACAAGCTGGCCACGGCGCGGCGGCTGCTGAACGCGCTCCCCAGGGACGCCAGGGAGGCCTACGCCCGGGCCTCCCGGAGCGACGGCCGCCACGAGGCGGCCCCGGACCTGCGGGGGGCCGCACCGGCCTCCGGGCGGGCCGCCGCGGCCGTCGCCGCGGTGCGCGCCGCGGTCGGCCGGCCCTACGCATGGGGAGGCAACGGCCCCTCGTCCTTCGACTGCTCCGGACTCACCCAATGGGCCTACGGGCGGGCCGGCGTCTCCCTCCCGCGTACCTCGCAGGCGCAGCGCGGCGCCGGCCGGCAGGTGCCCCTCAGCCAGGCGCAGCCCGGTGACCTGGTCATCTACCGCTCCGACGGCAGCCACGTCGGGATGTACGTCGGCAACGGCCAAGTGGTCCACGCGCCCTATCCCGGCGCACGGGTGCGCTACGACCCCGTCGGGATGATGCCGATCTCCTCCCTCACCAGGCCCTGA
- a CDS encoding c-type cytochrome: MKKLSARRRHPLAALVVLLFALAVTGGLYAAFAPADKAQADDTAQSLAIKEGKKLFAVGCASCHGTGGQGTSDGPSLVGVGAAAVDFQVGTGRMPAQQPGAQVPKKKNIYTNAQIDQLAAYVASLGAGPSVPSKEQYSAGGADIGKGGELFRTNCAQCHNFTGKGGALTNGKFAPTLEGVDPKHIYEAMETGPQNMPSFGDGSLSKENKKDIIAYLGAVNGDDSESPGGLDLGGLGPVSEGLFGYIFGLGALIAVAIWVAARTTKAKKS; the protein is encoded by the coding sequence GTGAAAAAGCTCTCCGCACGACGGCGCCATCCGCTGGCGGCGCTCGTCGTCCTACTCTTCGCGCTGGCGGTCACTGGGGGGCTGTACGCCGCGTTCGCGCCGGCGGACAAGGCTCAGGCCGATGACACCGCCCAGTCTCTTGCCATCAAGGAGGGCAAGAAGCTCTTCGCCGTGGGCTGCGCCAGCTGCCACGGCACCGGCGGTCAGGGCACCTCCGACGGTCCGAGCCTGGTCGGCGTCGGCGCCGCAGCCGTGGACTTCCAGGTGGGCACCGGGCGGATGCCGGCCCAGCAGCCCGGCGCCCAAGTGCCGAAGAAGAAGAACATCTACACCAACGCCCAGATCGACCAGCTCGCGGCCTATGTCGCGTCGCTGGGTGCCGGCCCGAGCGTGCCGTCCAAGGAGCAGTACAGCGCCGGCGGCGCCGACATCGGCAAGGGTGGCGAGCTGTTCCGCACCAACTGCGCGCAGTGCCACAACTTCACCGGTAAGGGCGGCGCCCTCACCAACGGCAAGTTCGCACCGACGCTCGAAGGCGTGGACCCGAAGCACATCTACGAGGCCATGGAGACCGGCCCGCAGAACATGCCCTCCTTCGGCGACGGCTCGCTGTCGAAGGAGAACAAGAAGGACATCATCGCGTACCTCGGCGCCGTCAACGGCGATGATTCCGAGAGCCCCGGCGGCCTCGACCTCGGCGGTCTCGGTCCGGTCAGTGAGGGTCTCTTCGGCTACATCTTCGGCCTGGGCGCGCTGATCGCGGTCGCCATCTGGGTCGCAGCCCGGACTACGAAGGCCAAGAAGTCATGA
- a CDS encoding Lrp/AsnC ligand binding domain-containing protein, which yields MITSIVLIKTNVDQIPEIAEKIAALEGVSEVYSVTGAHDLIAMVRVAAHDDLADVIPGRISKVPGVASTETHIAFRTYSQHDLEAAFAIGLDA from the coding sequence GTGATCACGTCGATCGTGCTCATCAAGACCAACGTGGACCAGATCCCGGAGATCGCCGAGAAGATCGCCGCGCTGGAAGGGGTCAGCGAGGTCTACTCGGTCACGGGCGCCCACGACCTGATCGCCATGGTGCGGGTCGCCGCCCACGACGACCTCGCGGACGTCATCCCCGGCCGCATCAGCAAGGTTCCTGGCGTCGCCTCCACGGAGACGCATATTGCGTTCCGGACGTATTCGCAGCATGACCTTGAGGCTGCCTTTGCGATTGGGCTCGACGCGTAG
- a CDS encoding Rieske 2Fe-2S domain-containing protein, protein MSETGRHEDVPEETLPSERETAHEGAVATAENPFADPGLPPHEHRAQDIDERAARRSERTVALLFVVSMVATVAFIASYVAIPIDKIVYIWPIGHISALNFALGLTLGAALFCIGAGAVHWARTLMSDEEVADERHPIEAPPEVKAKVMADFAAGAKESQIGRRKLVRNTMFGALALVPLSGVVLLRDLGPLPGNKLRTTNWKRGVRLVNQSTNLPLRPEDIAVGSLTFAKPEGLEENDEEFAEKIAKDALMLVRIQPQDIKDKHELSWSHEGIVAYSKICTHVGCPISLYEQQTHHVLCPCHQSTFDLSDGGRVIFGPAGHALPQLHITEKDGFLEAASGFEEPVGPSFWERG, encoded by the coding sequence ATGAGCGAGACTGGACGACACGAAGACGTGCCAGAAGAAACCCTTCCCAGTGAGCGGGAGACGGCTCACGAAGGTGCGGTGGCCACGGCGGAGAACCCCTTCGCCGACCCGGGTCTGCCGCCCCACGAGCACCGCGCCCAGGACATCGACGAGCGGGCCGCCAGGCGCTCCGAGCGCACCGTGGCGCTGCTCTTCGTGGTGTCGATGGTCGCGACGGTCGCCTTCATCGCCTCGTATGTGGCGATCCCGATCGACAAGATCGTCTACATCTGGCCGATCGGTCACATCAGCGCGCTGAACTTCGCGCTCGGTCTGACGCTCGGCGCGGCGCTGTTCTGCATCGGCGCCGGTGCGGTCCACTGGGCCCGCACGCTGATGTCGGACGAGGAGGTCGCCGACGAGCGGCACCCGATCGAGGCCCCCCCCGAGGTCAAGGCCAAGGTCATGGCGGACTTCGCGGCGGGTGCCAAGGAGTCGCAGATCGGCCGCCGCAAGCTGGTCCGCAACACGATGTTCGGTGCGCTGGCCCTGGTGCCGCTCTCCGGTGTCGTCCTGCTGCGTGACCTCGGGCCGCTGCCCGGGAACAAGCTGCGCACCACGAACTGGAAGAGGGGCGTCCGGCTCGTCAACCAGTCCACCAACCTCCCGCTGCGTCCCGAGGACATCGCGGTCGGCTCCCTGACGTTCGCCAAGCCCGAGGGCCTGGAGGAGAACGACGAGGAGTTCGCCGAGAAGATCGCCAAGGACGCCCTGATGCTCGTGCGGATCCAGCCGCAGGACATCAAGGACAAGCACGAACTCTCCTGGTCGCACGAGGGCATCGTGGCGTACTCGAAGATCTGCACCCACGTGGGTTGCCCGATCAGCCTGTACGAGCAGCAGACGCACCACGTGCTCTGCCCGTGCCACCAGTCGACGTTCGACCTCTCTGACGGTGGTCGGGTGATCTTCGGTCCGGCCGGACACGCCCTGCCGCAGCTGCACATCACGGAGAAGGACGGCTTCCTGGAGGCCGCAAGCGGCTTCGAGGAGCCCGTCGGCCCGAGTTTCTGGGAGCGCGGATGA